The nucleotide sequence CCGAAGCGCTTAAGAAAGCTTCGGAAGCAACCATGTCCACTCAGCGCCTGCGTGAGGTAGAAATCTACCTGGCCGTGCTTCCTATTTACCCTTGCGTCCAGCGTCCAGCGTCCCTTGCTGGAGTtgtcccaggctgcctgccagttgtcgacgctctgcatcctggcACTCCTCTTCACCTCGGTCTTGGTTCTGTGGCTCCCGCACCAGTTCACATAGGGGAACTTGGCCTGCAATGACGAGCGCTGCGTCGTCCGGAAGGCACTCGCTGTTCTGACAGCACAAAGGCGGTACGTCGAGTTCGTTAGCTCCTTCGCGTTATGCATCTGTACGCGTGCGCAAAGCACTTGCATCTGAAAATACACAATACACACAAAATTTACCAACAGGGACAatataatattgattttttttaattttagaacaaatattttacttaCATGTTGACTCGGCACAAAATTCACAAAAATGCGGGACCAAACTCACCGAGATAAATCATCACAATAATCATTAACGCGTCAAACAACGCCAACTCCGGTAGCATTTTCTGTGTTCGTATACTCGCTATTGTCCTGGTTTTACACCAAAATATATGTTCGAATATTCGCTATTGTCCTAGTTTCACACCATGAAAAACTATTTAATGTTCAGTATACTATTTATACTACTGAGTCTCACTCATATAATAATTGGTATAAGCTTAATACTATAAAGTGTTGGCATGAAACTATTTTGTAATAACTTGAAACTACATTTTCTTTATACTACATTAAGTTTTTGTTGAAACCAAAagtataaattataaactaaATAGTCAAATATGActagtttaaaaataacactaCAGGTTTACGCTTTATACTCTTTGGTAGAGCACTTACACTACAAAGTATACAGTTGAAACTAATTAGTGTTGAGTTAAtacttacatttttatactaACTTTAGTATACTTTTGACACAACGCTTATTAAGTGTAtacttttggttttttttttgggtgtatcTAAAACGAAAAAAGTTAATTCTTTATTATTCAGGATGCTTTTATTATGTGCAAAGAATATGGGTTTTGAGAATTGAGAAAAAAGTGATAATTTTATCCGTGTTTTTCGACATCAAATTAGTAAATAAACTGTCAAAATGCCATATTTCTCGGAAAAACGACCTATAACGCACTTGAGTATATTATAGTAAATATTCGGAGTAAGCAAATGAAACTGcgggaaaatatttttgtatagttgataatatatattaataaaagcgaaaaaaaattGCTTACATTTCTCTAAATTCTAGAGCAGTGGTCGGCtcacacataccatcacaagtttgtcttgcattagtgtgagtgtaacaaacacgaagtttgcaCGCGGCGTGCTGAAGCCTAATGTTACTCTactttgcactgagatcctctaCCGCAGCAGCAAAAAAGCACGCCGAAGCTGAGAAAAAAATGACCCAaacccatgccgaagtcacacgaacatctacgttatacgtgagcgcgcagaggatgggcagaccacttccctatgctcactagataggccgctgcctAGAGGAATCCCATTGTAATGGCTCCTGCGCTTCGTCGAGTCTTCGTTGTCAAGAATTGTTTGAGGTTATGATGAGGTTTTGAGTATATATTCGaaacgtcggggtcaccaattaTGTTTGACTTCAAACAAAGGTAAAGTCCTGCACTTAACTAAAGCACAAAGCTGGGATGCTCAGATTCTATTTGTTACAACTTGGTGGAAAGTGAAATCTATTTTCTTGGTGGGCCTTTTGGCGTGGTTCTTTAGGGAGTGTGACCAGAGTATGTTTTTAGATAAAAATCTATTCTGGGGAGTTTCCAGCAAGTGAACAAAAAAACAAGTGATAATACTTTAAAAGGTCGTATTTTAGTCGTAAGACTATTAATGACTAACATCAAATTTTCGTAGTTTCTtagttacaattattattgtttttaaaatatatatatttttattatttttttttttttgttttattttatttcatttaatttttgtacttatgtgtactggtattttaaaagatctttaactttattgtaaaattgagttgcgctcctaattgttttgtattggTGCGATAGATTGTTCCCTAGCCGCAtaccatttatgaaaaattgccttctcgaacacagtgtttgtattcgagggcatatgtaatttttggttcttacagatgtggctgggataagtttattgaaaagatattttggttctccactcgtcactattttgtgaaagaatattaaaattcTGAGATCGATCCAGGAGGTCAAGTTAAGGTCAAGTATTTTATATGTCAGTTCTGATACATGGTCAAAACGTCTTAAGTTAAACACATAACGGACAACTGAAATAAAAGCTACAGTTAATGTACGCAAATCCCGCGCAtcacaatttccaaaaatttctATGCCCTAAAAGAGAGTGGGTAGGAGGATAACTTTGGCGATTAATAGTCTAACTGCCTCAGTTAGGAACGATTTGGAGAATGAAAATTTTGTCAGCAGAGCATATGTACGCCCTGTCGCTTTGACTATATGATTGCTCCATGATAAAGTATTGTTAAATGTTATCCCTACATTAACTACATTCACTTCAT is from Drosophila suzukii chromosome 3, CBGP_Dsuzu_IsoJpt1.0, whole genome shotgun sequence and encodes:
- the LOC139353225 gene encoding uncharacterized protein, whose amino-acid sequence is MQVLCARVQMHNAKELTNSTYRLCAVRTASAFRTTQRSSLQAKFPYVNWCGSHRTKTEVKRSARMQSVDNWQAAWDNSSKGRWTLDARVNRKHGQVDFYLTQALSGHGCFRSFLKRFGHDTENGCPESGSGIVEDDQHVLF